In a single window of the Porites lutea chromosome 14, jaPorLute2.1, whole genome shotgun sequence genome:
- the LOC140925004 gene encoding UDP-glucuronosyltransferase 2C1-like, producing MERFDFFFGLDLGGRLHSRTDNLSKDLKGTKVAAVSRQGLRLAYLTKETLKKMPSDQSFDHFYANISRKSEGLLGKPTLPLRAMHFGQTGGWAIYEESFSSYAQMETLLITAANGDDFKTASLSKIAGFAAVGGSGYINMRNIMEELASRGHEVALVVPSSRKLKTTDRLPLKSHKIYQVPYKPGFEEEMIRLDIEGRTFQFFMKMNEVLSTLCESILNSTEILKELEGFDLIIYDGISNGALLIGEKFDIPRVEILPDPPNVPFGGFAHMIPMPVSYVPQLITEFSNEMTFVERVLNLGAYLVSKLGVSLLSYRKMDALKVKYNIKPERSFEEALADAEMVIIGADFAVEYPQPLLPGQVMVGALNVKTAKPLPPELEKFVSASGERGFIIVSFGTNVASLPKAEVDMLAEAFGKLKQRVIWKVRGYIPSSLSPNIKALEWLPQNDLLGHKNIKAFVSHVGHNSLYESAYHGVPVVAFPLFGDQYSNAKKISHLGLGLSVHHRTTSVQQVVETIETVVSEPRFKSNAMHISTLLKDRQRAPLQETADWMEYVLRHGGARHLRAQVFNIPWYQYYLLDVIASLVAMITLVVMVIRLTCSLIYRLCCKKDSDKAKKER from the exons ATGGAAcgatttgactttttctttggtttgGATCTTGGAGGGCGGCTTCATTCCCGCACCGATAATCTATCTAAGGATCTTAAGGGTACCAAGGTAGCTGCTGTCAGTAGACAAGGCCTGAGATTGGCATATCTAACAAAGGAGACGCTCAAAAAAATGCCCAGTGATCAAAGCTTCGACCATTTCTATGCTAATATTTCGCGCAAGAGCGAAGGCCTGCTTGGTAAACCAACGCTTCCACTGAGAGCGATGCACTTCGGCCAGACTGGAGGCTG GGCTATCTATGAGGAAAGCTTCAGCTCCTACGCCCAGATGGAGACCCTCTTGATTACAGCTGCTAATGGTGACGACT TTAAAACTGCTTCGTTGTCAAAGATAGCCGGTTTTGCAGCGGTTGGAGGGTCTGGATACATCAACATGAGAAATATCATGGAAGAACTGGCCTCTCGCGGCCATGAG GTCGCGCTCGTTGTTCCATCCTCCCGTAAGTTGAAAACAACTGATAGATTGCCACTCAAGAGCCACAAGATTTACCAAGTGCCATACAAACCTGGCTTCGAGGAGGAGATGATTCGGCTTGATATAGAGGGACGCACTTTTCAGTTCttcatgaaaatgaatgaaGTATTGTCTACGTTATGCGAAAGCATCTTGAACAGCACGGAAATCCTCAAGGAACTAGAGGGTTTCGACTTGATTATTTATGACGGCATCAGCAATGGTGCTTTATTGATCGGAGAGAAGTTCGATATTCCAAGGGTGGAGATACTGCCCGACCCACCAAATGTCCCATTTGGCGGGTTCGCCCATATGATTCCGATGCCGGTGTCGTACGTTCCCCAGCTTATCACCGAATTTTCTAACGAGATGACATTTGTGGAGAGAGTACTCAATTTAGGAGCATATTTGGTCTCTAAACTCGGAGTTAGTCTCCTCAGCTACAGAAAAATGGACGCCTTAAAGGTTAAATACAATATTAAACCTGAAAGAAGCTTCGAAGAAGCTCTTGCGGATGCCGAAATGGTTATTATCGGAGCAGATTTTGCCGTGGAATATCCACAACCTCTTCTGCCAG GTCAAGTCATGGTTGGGGCTCTGAATGTCAAAACAGCCAAGCCTCTTCCCCCAGAGTTGGAGAAATTTGTAAGTGCCTCAGGAGAGCGTGGCTTCATTATCGTTTCCTTTGGAACCAACGTGGCTTCTCTTCCCAAAGCAGAGGTGGATATGCTCGCTGAAGCATTTGGAAAGTTGAAACAAAGAGTTATTTGGAAAGTCAGAG GTTACATACCTTCTTCCCTGAGCCCAAACATCAAAGCACTGGAGTGGTTACCTCAGAATGATCTTCTGGGTCACAAGAACATTAAGGCGTTTGTGTCTCATGTAGGGCACAATAGTCTTTACGAGTCGGCGTATCATGGGGTTCCTGTGGTGGCGTTTCCTTTGTTTGGAGACCAGTACTCCAATGCAAAGAAAATATCTCATCTTGGTCTTGGTTTATCTGTGCATCACCGAACTACTAGCGTGCAGCAGGTGGTTGAAACGATTGAAACTGTTGTTTCTGAACCACG ATTTAAATCCAATGCAATGCACATCTCCACTCTGTTAAAAGATCGCCAACGCGCTCCTCTTCAAGAAACTGCTGACTGGATGGAGTATGTACTCAGACATGGTGGAGCTCGTCATCTCAGGGCTCAAGTGTTTAACATCCCTTGGTATCAGTACTACCTACTTGATGTTATAGCTTCCCTTGTTGCTATGATAACCTTGGTTGTCATGGTGATAAGGTTGACATGCAGCCTCATATATCGTTTGTGCTGTAAGAAGGACAGCGACAAGGCCAAGAAGGAACGATAG
- the LOC140924478 gene encoding UDP-glucuronosyltransferase 1A5-like — protein MLLKMVVLSLLLLLLAVDSASSAKIAGFVAIGGSGYINMRHIMEELASRGHEVALVAPSSRKLKPTDRLPLKSHKIYQVPYKPGFEEEMIRLDLEGRTFQFFLKMNEVLSTLCESVLNSTEIFKELEGFDLIIYDSISNGGVLIGEKLDIPRVEILPAPPNVPFAFAHMIPMPVSYVPQLITGFSDEMTFLERVLNLGAYLVFKLAFSLVSYRKMDALKVKYNIKPERSFQEALADAEMVIIGADFAVEYPQPLLPGQVMVGALNVKTAKPLPPELEKFVSASGEHGFIIVSFGTNVASLPKAEVDMLAEAFGKLKQRVVWRVKGYIPSSLSPNIKALEWLPQNDLLGHKNIKAFVSHVGHNSLYESAYHGVPVVAFPLFADQHSNAKKIVHLGLGLSVHHRTTSVQQVIKTIETVVSEPRFKSNAMHISGLLQDRRRTPLEETADWIEYVLRHGGARHLRAQVLNIPWYQYYLLDVMVFIVAIVTLVVMVIRLMYKCMCRVCCKRAESKTKKE, from the exons ATGCTACTGAAGATGGTGGTGTTATCTTTACTTTTGCTGTTATTGGCAGTTGATTCTGCTTCGTCGGCAAAGATAGCCGGTTTTGTAGCAATTGGAGGGTCTGGATACATCAACATGAGACATATCATGGAAGAACTGGCCTCTCGCGGCCACGAG GTCGCGCTCGTTGCTCCATCCTCCCGTAAACTGAAACCAACTGATAGATTGCCGCTCAAGAGCCACAAGATTTACCAAGTACCATACAAACCTGGCTTCGAAGAGGAGATGATTCGGCTCGATTTAGAGGGACGCACTTTTCAGTTCTTTCTGAAAATGAATGAAGTATTGTCTACGTTATGCGAAAGCGTCTTAAACAGCACGGAGATCTTCAAGGAACTAGAGGGTTTCGACTTGATTATTTATGACAGCATCAGCAATGGTGGTGTATTGATCGGAGAGAAGTTAGATATTCCAAGGGTGGAGATACTGCCCGCACCACCAAATGTCCCATTTGCGTTCGCCCATATGATTCCGATGCCGGTGTCGTACGTTCCCCAGCTTATTACCGGGTTTTCTGACGAGATGACATTTTTGGAAAGAGTACTCAATTTAGGAGCATATTTGGTCTTTAAACTCGCTTTTAGTCTCGTCAGCTACAGAAAAATGGACGCTTTAAAGGTTAAATACAACATTAAACCTGAAAGAAGCTTCCAGGAGGCTCTTGCGGATGCCGAAATGGTTATTATCGGAGCAGATTTTGCCGTGGAATATCCACAACCTCTTCTGCCAG GTCAAGTCATGGTTGGGGCTCTGAATGTCAAAACCGCCAAGCCTCTTCCGCCAGAGTTGGAGAAATTTGTAAGTGCCTCAGGAGAGCATGGCTTCATTATCGTTTCCTTTGGAACCAACGTGGCTTCTCTTCCCAAAGCGGAGGTGGATATGCTCGCTGAAGCATTTGGAAAGTTGAAACAAAGAGTTGTTTGGAGAGTCAAAG GTTACATACCTTCTTCTTTGAGCCCAAACATCAAAGCACTGGAGTGGTTACCTCAGAATGATCTTCTGGGTCACAAGAACATTAAGGCGTTTGTGTCTCATGTAGGACACAATAGTCTTTACGAGTCGGCGTATCATGGGGTTCCTGTGGTGGCGTTTCCTTTGTTTGCAGACCAGCACTCTAATGCAAAGAAAATAGTTCATCTTGGTCTTGGTTTATCTGTGCATCACCGAACTACTAGTGTGCAGCAGGTCATTAAAACGATTGAAACTGTTGTTTCTGAACCAAG ATTCAAATCCAATGCAATGCACATCTCTGGTTTGTTACAAGATCGCAGACGCACGCCTCTTGAAGAAACTGCTGATTGGATAGAGTATGTACTCAGACATGGTGGAGCCCGGCATCTCAGAGCTCAAGTGCTTAACATCCCTTGGTATCAGTACTACCTACTTGATGTTATGGTTTTTATTGTTGCCATAGTGACCTTGGTGGTCATGGTGATAAGGTTAATGTATAAATGTATGTGTCGAGTCTGTTGTAAGAGGGCAGAGAGTAAAACTAAGAAGGAGTAA
- the LOC140924521 gene encoding UDP-glucuronosyltransferase 1A5-like, with protein MVQLLSLLLLLLAVNSASSAKVAGFVAVGGSGYINMRHIMEELASRGHEVALVVPSYRKLKPTDRLPLKSHKIYKVPYKPGFEEEMIRLELEGRSFQFFMKMNEVLSTLCESALNSTEIFKELEGFDLIIYDSISNGGVLIGEKLDIQRVEIMPEPPNNPFGFGHMIPMPVSYVPQLITGFSDEMTFVERVLNLGAYLVFKLGVTLISYRKMDALKVKYNIKPERSFQEALADAEMVIIGADFAVEYPQPLLPGQVMVGALNVKTANPLPPELEKFVSNSAEHGFIIVSFGTNVASLPKAEVDMLAEAFGKLKQRVVWRVKGYIPSSLSPNIKALEWLPQNDLLGHKNIKAFVSHVGHNSLYESTYHGVPVVAFPLFGDQHSNAKKIVHLGLGLSVHHRTTNVHQVVETIETVIAEPRFKSNAMHISGLLQDRRRTPLQETADWIEYVLRHGGARHLRAQVFNIPWYQYYLLDVIAFLVAIVTLVVMVIRLMYKCMCRVCCKRAEGKTKKE; from the exons ATGGTGCAGTTGTTATCGTTACTTTTGCTGTTATTGGCAGTTAATTCTGCTTCCTCTGCCAAGGTAGCCGGTTTTGTAGCCGTTGGTGGATCGGGATACATTAACATGAGACATATCATGGAAGAACTGGCCTCTCGCGGCCACGAG GTTGCACTTGTTGTTCCATCCTACCGTAAATTGAAACCAACTGATAGACTGCCACTGAAGAGCCACAAGATTTACAAAGTGCCATATAAACCTGGCTTCGAAGAGGAGATGATTCGGCTCGAATTAGAGGGACGCTCTTTTCAGTTCttcatgaaaatgaatgaaGTGTTGTCTACGTTATGCGAAAGCGCCTTGAACAGCACGGAAATCTTCAAGGAACTGGAGGGTTTCGACTTGATTATTTATGACAGCATCAGCAATGGTGGTGTATTGATCGGAGAGAAGTTAGATATTCAAAGGGTGGAGATTATGCCAGAACCACCAAATAACCCATTTGGGTTCGGACACATGATTCCGATGCCGGTGTCGTACGTTCCCCAGCTAATCACCGGGTTTTCTGACGAGATGACATTTGTGGAAAGAGTACTCAATTTAGGAGCATATTTGGTCTTTAAACTCGGTGTAACTCTTATTAGCTACAGAAAAATGGACGCTTTAAAGGTTAAATACAACATTAAACCTGAAAGAAGCTTCCAGGAGGCTCTCGCGGATGCAGAAATGGTTATTATCGGAGCAGATTTTGCCGTGGAATATCCACAACCTCTTCTGCCAG GTCAAGTCATGGTTGGAGCTCTGAATGTCAAAACAGCTAATCCACTTCCTCCAGAATTGGAGAAATTTGTAAGTAACTCAGCAGAGCATGGCTTCATTATCGTTTCCTTTGGAACCAACGTGGCTTCTCTTCCCAAAGCGGAAGTGGATATGCTCGCTGAAGCATTTGGAAAGTTGAAACAAAGAGTTGTTTGGAGAGTCAAAG GTTACATACCTTCTTCCCTGAGCCCAAATATTAAAGCTCTGGAGTGGTTACCTCAGAATGATCTTCTGGGTCACAAGAACATCAAGGCGTTTGTGTCTCATGTTGGACACAATAGTCTTTATGAGTCCACGTATCATGGGGTTCCTGTGGTGgcatttcctttgtttggaGACCAGCACTCTAAtgcaaagaaaatcgttcatCTTGGTCTTGGCTTATCTGTGCATCACCGAACTACTAATGTGCATCAAGTGGTTGAAACGATTGAAACTGTTATCGCTGAACCAAG ATTCAAATCCAATGCAATGCACATCTCTGGTTTGTTACAAGATCGCCGACGCACGCCTCTTCAAGAAACTGCTGATTGGATAGAGTATGTACTCAGACATGGTGGAGCCCGACATCTCAGAGCTCAAGTGTTTAACATCCCTTGGTATCAGTACTACCTACTTGATGTTATAGCTTTCCTTGTTGCCATAGTCACCTTGGTGGTTATGGTTATAAGATTAATGTATAAATGTATGTGTCGAGTCTGTTGTAAGAGGGCAGAGGGTAAAACTAAGAAGGAGTAA